In one Mycobacteroides chelonae genomic region, the following are encoded:
- a CDS encoding type VII secretion target produces MGETSINVAGVRGVAGEFDSVAEELQKAIQQLRGLSFGGASAGRWHTAKGDAVRDGLREVVTHLEDWQRTNTAIAEQLRATAQRYADRDAKNKARVAAANGR; encoded by the coding sequence ATGGGAGAAACCTCGATCAACGTCGCTGGTGTCCGGGGGGTCGCTGGGGAGTTCGACAGCGTGGCAGAAGAGCTGCAAAAAGCCATTCAGCAGCTGCGTGGGTTGTCTTTCGGTGGGGCATCGGCCGGACGGTGGCACACGGCCAAGGGCGACGCGGTCAGGGATGGGCTGCGCGAGGTGGTCACTCACCTCGAGGACTGGCAGCGCACCAACACCGCGATCGCCGAACAACTCCGTGCGACCGCGCAGCGTTATGCGGATCGGGATGCCAAGAACAAGGCAAGGGTGGCTGCAGCCAATGGCCGGTAA
- a CDS encoding LLM class F420-dependent oxidoreductase translates to MRIGTTLSYAGGFTEVVDELAELEKVGLDIAFVAEAYSYDAASQLGFLAAKTSTVKLASGIFQLYTRTPTLLAMTAAGLDYVSNGRFVLGIGASGPQVIEGFHGVKYDAPLGRTRETVEICRKVWRRERLEFEGKYFTVPLPPEQGTGLGKALKLINHPVRDRIPVLIAALGPKNVALTAEIAEGWQPIFFLPEKANDVWGAALAEGKGKRDPSLGELEVYAGPALAIGDDVEALYGFVKPSLALYIGGMGAKGKNFYHNLATAYGFGKEADTIQELYLAGKKAEATDAVPDELVRNISLIGPKSFVAERVAAFKEAGVTTLNVAPLAADAAGRIKHVEALRELL, encoded by the coding sequence ATGCGCATTGGAACCACGCTGAGCTATGCCGGCGGATTCACCGAAGTCGTTGACGAGCTCGCTGAGCTGGAAAAAGTCGGGTTGGACATCGCGTTCGTCGCCGAGGCCTACTCGTATGACGCCGCGAGCCAGCTCGGGTTTCTCGCTGCCAAGACATCCACCGTAAAGCTCGCGTCGGGGATCTTCCAGCTGTACACCCGAACCCCCACCTTGCTGGCCATGACGGCGGCCGGTCTGGATTATGTCTCCAACGGCCGGTTCGTCCTGGGCATCGGCGCCTCGGGCCCGCAGGTCATCGAGGGATTCCACGGCGTGAAGTACGACGCTCCCCTGGGCCGCACTCGTGAAACCGTCGAGATCTGCCGCAAGGTGTGGCGTCGGGAACGCCTGGAATTCGAAGGCAAGTACTTCACCGTGCCACTGCCTCCCGAACAGGGCACCGGCTTGGGCAAGGCGCTGAAGCTGATCAATCACCCAGTGCGCGACCGCATTCCGGTACTCATCGCCGCTCTTGGCCCCAAGAACGTGGCACTGACCGCCGAGATCGCCGAGGGCTGGCAGCCCATCTTCTTCCTTCCCGAGAAGGCCAATGACGTGTGGGGGGCCGCCCTGGCCGAAGGCAAGGGCAAGCGCGACCCGTCACTCGGCGAGCTCGAGGTCTACGCCGGGCCCGCACTCGCGATCGGTGACGACGTCGAAGCGCTGTACGGATTCGTCAAGCCGAGCCTGGCGCTCTACATCGGCGGCATGGGCGCCAAGGGCAAGAACTTCTACCACAACCTCGCGACCGCATACGGTTTCGGCAAGGAAGCCGACACCATCCAGGAGCTTTACCTGGCGGGCAAGAAGGCCGAGGCGACCGACGCGGTGCCTGACGAGCTGGTCAGGAACATCTCGCTCATCGGGCCCAAGAGCTTTGTCGCCGAACGGGTTGCGGCCTTCAAGGAGGCAGGTGTGACGACTCTCAATGTCGCTCCGCTCGCCGCCGATGCGGCAGGCCGGATCAAGCATGTCGAGGCTCTGCGCGAGCTGCTGTGA
- a CDS encoding alkaline phosphatase D family protein: MTAIPRRTVLRAALLGLAVAPAAACGPALVTTRPRLTHGVASGFPRSDGALVWARSDRPATMLVETAATESFSDVRRFTGPILTPETDGTGRLRLTGLPADSEVHYRVTLDSDGALSEPVTGVFRTAPTDARNVRLIWSGDVAGQGFGINPDVGGMRIFRTMADRNPQFFLHSGDTVYADVPIQETLTLSDGRIWRNEVSEAKSDVAQTLDQYRGQHAYNLTDANYRYFNAHVPQLVQWDDHEVLNNWYPGEILENDKYTEKRVDVLAQRGHRAFHEWQPTERREAVDGLVYQRVSYGPLLDVFILDMRSYKDPNSTNRQQHGAIFGARQTEWLINAMASSKAVWKIVANDLPLALVVPDGKTNFEAVANGDNGPPLGRETELAHILSQLKARQVRNVVWLTADVHYTAAHEYSPARAAFTDFDPFWEFVSGPLHAGAGQEKPLDGTFGPRADYVHAAPPDQQSPLDGYQHFGQVDIDGTSGDLTVTLCDAAGSALYTRSLARA, from the coding sequence ATGACAGCCATTCCGCGCCGCACGGTCCTGCGTGCCGCCCTGCTTGGGCTCGCTGTTGCTCCGGCCGCGGCATGCGGGCCGGCGTTGGTGACTACTCGTCCGAGACTGACGCATGGAGTCGCAAGCGGATTCCCCCGCTCCGACGGGGCGTTGGTCTGGGCCCGCTCGGATCGCCCGGCCACCATGCTCGTCGAAACAGCTGCCACCGAAAGCTTCTCGGACGTGCGACGTTTCACCGGGCCGATCCTCACACCCGAGACCGACGGGACGGGCCGACTGCGTCTCACCGGCCTGCCCGCGGACTCCGAGGTGCACTACCGGGTCACACTGGACTCCGATGGAGCCCTGAGTGAGCCTGTTACCGGCGTCTTCCGGACAGCACCGACCGACGCACGAAACGTGCGACTGATCTGGTCCGGCGATGTGGCGGGACAAGGATTCGGCATCAATCCAGACGTCGGTGGGATGAGGATCTTCCGCACCATGGCGGACCGGAATCCGCAGTTCTTCCTGCACAGCGGGGACACGGTGTACGCGGATGTTCCGATCCAGGAAACATTGACCCTGTCCGATGGACGGATATGGCGCAACGAGGTATCCGAGGCGAAAAGCGATGTGGCACAGACACTCGACCAGTATCGCGGCCAACACGCGTACAACCTCACCGATGCAAACTACCGCTACTTCAACGCGCACGTTCCGCAACTAGTGCAGTGGGATGACCACGAAGTGCTCAACAACTGGTATCCGGGCGAGATTCTGGAGAACGACAAGTACACCGAAAAGCGAGTCGATGTGCTCGCACAACGCGGGCACCGGGCATTCCATGAATGGCAACCAACCGAACGCCGCGAAGCCGTTGACGGCCTTGTTTACCAACGAGTCTCATACGGTCCGCTATTGGACGTGTTCATCCTCGACATGCGCAGCTACAAGGATCCCAACTCCACCAACCGGCAGCAGCATGGCGCCATCTTCGGCGCCCGCCAAACCGAATGGCTGATCAACGCCATGGCCTCATCCAAGGCAGTATGGAAAATCGTCGCCAATGACCTGCCGCTGGCGCTGGTGGTACCCGACGGCAAGACGAACTTCGAGGCCGTCGCCAATGGCGATAACGGCCCCCCTCTGGGGCGAGAAACCGAACTGGCACACATCCTCTCGCAACTGAAAGCGCGACAGGTCCGCAATGTGGTGTGGCTGACCGCCGATGTGCACTACACCGCGGCGCATGAATACTCGCCTGCGCGTGCCGCCTTCACAGACTTCGACCCGTTCTGGGAGTTTGTGTCGGGTCCACTGCATGCCGGCGCCGGCCAGGAGAAGCCACTCGACGGAACCTTCGGGCCGCGAGCGGATTACGTCCACGCGGCACCGCCGGATCAGCAGTCACCGCTGGACGGTTACCAGCATTTTGGGCAGGTCGATATCGACGGCACAAGCGGCGATCTCACCGTCACCCTGTGCGACGCCGCGGGTTCCGCGCTGTACACCCGCAGCCTGGCGCGTGCCTAG
- the glmM gene encoding phosphoglucosamine mutase codes for MGSLFGTDGVRGVANAELTAELAVALGSAAARSLASGRAIAVVGRDPRASGEMLEAAVVAGIAAEGVDVLRVGVLPTPAVAYLTGAYGAAFGVMISASHNPMPDNGIKIFGAGGHKLDDSAEDAIEAQLDTPAARPTGAGIGRVRDAVDALDRYLHHVHNAATHPLSGVTVVVDCAHGAASDAAPLAYRAAGAHVIDINADPDGLNINDGCGSTHLGPLQAAVKAHDAHLGLAHDGDADRCLAVDADGNVIDGDAIMVVLAAAMAEAGELTDNTLVTTVMSNQGLHIAMRSAGIDVKVTGVGDRYVLEELRAGQFALGGEQSGHIVLPSLATTGDGIVTGLRLMSRMAQTGKSLADLASAMRSLPQTLINVPVSDKHTVAKAPEVLAAVAAVESELAGNGRILLRPSGTEQLVRVMVEAGEQSTAQRLAERVAEVVGAV; via the coding sequence ATGGGCTCACTATTCGGCACTGACGGTGTGCGTGGTGTCGCGAATGCCGAGCTGACAGCCGAGCTCGCGGTCGCGCTGGGCTCGGCCGCTGCGCGGTCGTTGGCCAGTGGTCGCGCCATCGCGGTCGTGGGTCGAGATCCGCGCGCCAGTGGTGAGATGTTGGAGGCCGCGGTTGTCGCGGGTATCGCGGCAGAAGGCGTCGACGTGCTGCGAGTCGGTGTGCTGCCCACCCCGGCGGTGGCATACCTGACGGGTGCCTACGGAGCGGCCTTCGGCGTCATGATCTCGGCCTCGCATAACCCCATGCCGGACAACGGCATCAAGATCTTCGGCGCCGGCGGTCACAAGCTTGATGACTCCGCCGAGGATGCCATCGAGGCGCAGCTGGACACTCCTGCGGCACGTCCGACCGGGGCGGGCATCGGGCGTGTGCGCGACGCCGTCGACGCCCTCGACCGGTATCTGCATCATGTTCACAATGCCGCCACCCATCCGCTGAGCGGAGTCACCGTGGTGGTCGATTGTGCGCACGGCGCGGCCTCCGACGCGGCGCCCTTGGCCTACCGCGCCGCGGGTGCTCACGTGATAGACATCAATGCCGACCCCGACGGGCTCAATATCAACGACGGTTGTGGGTCAACGCATCTCGGTCCACTGCAGGCGGCCGTGAAGGCCCACGATGCTCACCTCGGGCTTGCGCATGACGGCGACGCTGACAGATGTCTTGCGGTAGACGCGGATGGGAACGTCATCGATGGCGACGCCATCATGGTCGTGCTCGCCGCAGCGATGGCGGAAGCCGGTGAGCTCACCGATAACACGCTGGTCACCACGGTGATGAGCAATCAGGGATTGCATATCGCCATGCGTTCGGCGGGCATCGACGTCAAGGTGACCGGTGTCGGTGACCGCTATGTGCTGGAGGAGTTACGCGCGGGCCAATTCGCCTTGGGGGGCGAGCAATCCGGTCATATCGTGTTGCCCTCGCTGGCCACTACCGGAGACGGGATCGTCACCGGCCTGCGTCTCATGTCCCGGATGGCTCAAACAGGTAAGTCATTGGCTGATCTTGCGTCCGCGATGCGTAGCCTGCCGCAGACGCTGATCAACGTGCCGGTCTCGGATAAGCACACGGTGGCGAAGGCACCCGAGGTGCTTGCGGCCGTCGCCGCTGTGGAGTCTGAGCTTGCGGGCAATGGCCGAATCCTGTTGCGTCCTTCCGGAACCGAGCAACTCGTTCGTGTCATGGTGGAGGCCGGCGAGCAGTCGACCGCACAGCGCCTCGCCGAGCGGGTGGCCGAGGTGGTCGGCGCGGTCTAG
- the rpsI gene encoding 30S ribosomal protein S9: MTDIAEEQTPEENADISVDGGDQAVVEVVVEDSAEETAVKAAPRGPVVIDKPIQTVGRRKEAVVRVRLVPGTGKFHLDGRTLEEYFPNKVHQQLIKAPLVSVNRVDSVDIYAHLSGGGPSGQAGALRLAIARALIIVEPEDRPVLKKAGFLTRDPRAIERKKYGLKKARKAPQYSKR; this comes from the coding sequence GTGACCGATATCGCCGAAGAGCAGACCCCCGAAGAGAACGCGGACATCTCAGTGGACGGCGGCGACCAAGCGGTCGTCGAGGTCGTTGTTGAGGATTCCGCCGAAGAGACTGCCGTCAAGGCCGCTCCTCGTGGGCCCGTCGTCATCGACAAGCCCATCCAGACCGTTGGCCGCCGCAAGGAGGCCGTCGTCCGCGTGCGCCTCGTCCCCGGCACCGGCAAGTTCCACCTGGATGGCCGCACTCTGGAGGAGTACTTCCCGAACAAGGTGCACCAGCAGCTCATCAAGGCGCCGCTAGTTTCCGTCAACCGTGTGGACAGCGTGGACATCTACGCTCACCTGTCCGGTGGCGGCCCTTCGGGTCAGGCAGGCGCGCTGCGTCTGGCTATCGCCCGTGCGCTCATCATCGTGGAGCCCGAGGACCGTCCGGTGCTGAAGAAGGCCGGCTTCCTCACTCGTGACCCGCGTGCGATCGAGCGTAAGAAGTACGGTCTCAAGAAGGCCCGTAAGGCGCCTCAGTACTCGAAGCGCTGA
- the rplM gene encoding 50S ribosomal protein L13, producing MPTYTPKAGDITTSWYVIDATDVVLGRLAVQAATLLRGKHKPTYAPHADGGDFVVIINAEKIALSGKKLTDKFAYRHSGFPGGLRKRSIGEQLEKFPTRTVEKAIIGMLPKNKLGRQIERKLKVYAGPEHPHAAQQPIPFEIKQVAQ from the coding sequence GTGCCTACCTACACGCCGAAGGCGGGTGACATCACCACAAGCTGGTATGTCATCGACGCCACGGATGTAGTGCTCGGCCGTCTTGCCGTTCAAGCAGCCACCCTGCTGCGCGGCAAGCACAAGCCGACCTACGCCCCGCATGCTGATGGTGGCGATTTCGTCGTCATCATCAACGCAGAGAAGATTGCCCTCAGCGGCAAGAAGCTCACCGACAAGTTCGCCTACCGTCACTCGGGCTTCCCGGGCGGTCTGCGTAAGCGCAGCATCGGCGAGCAGCTGGAGAAGTTCCCCACTCGCACGGTGGAGAAGGCAATCATCGGCATGCTGCCCAAGAACAAGCTTGGCCGCCAGATCGAGCGCAAGCTGAAGGTGTACGCAGGTCCCGAGCACCCGCACGCCGCGCAGCAGCCGATCCCGTTCGAGATTAAGCAGGTGGCTCAGTGA
- a CDS encoding WXG100 family type VII secretion target, protein MQITYNHGEIDALVADVKGIIGKIQAGLEELQHDVNPLIQQAEGQEATAYQEYQKAWHQSAEDLNQILTQLNSKVDQGNQDAQHTDQSAAGAWHG, encoded by the coding sequence ATGCAGATTACCTATAATCACGGCGAGATCGACGCATTGGTTGCAGATGTCAAGGGCATTATCGGCAAGATTCAGGCCGGCCTCGAGGAACTGCAGCACGACGTCAATCCCTTGATCCAGCAAGCTGAGGGTCAGGAAGCGACCGCGTACCAGGAGTACCAGAAGGCTTGGCACCAGTCCGCTGAGGACCTCAACCAGATCCTGACCCAGCTCAACTCCAAGGTTGACCAGGGTAACCAGGATGCGCAGCACACCGACCAGAGCGCTGCGGGCGCCTGGCACGGCTAA
- a CDS encoding WXG100 family type VII secretion target, which yields MAVFQNDLALLDATSKKIEGKHQEFTAIQNQLRDRVAVGTSTWQGQARHAFDEAMARFDQEMGDIQKVLLQISDTMESNKRRIQEMDEGQTF from the coding sequence GTGGCTGTTTTTCAGAATGACCTGGCGTTGCTCGACGCTACGTCGAAGAAGATCGAAGGCAAGCACCAGGAGTTCACCGCGATCCAGAACCAGCTGCGGGACCGCGTAGCGGTGGGCACCAGCACGTGGCAGGGTCAGGCGCGGCATGCCTTCGACGAGGCGATGGCTCGCTTCGACCAGGAGATGGGCGACATCCAGAAGGTGCTCCTGCAGATCTCCGACACCATGGAGTCGAACAAGCGTCGCATCCAGGAGATGGATGAGGGTCAGACCTTCTAG
- a CDS encoding type VII secretion-associated protein, producing MILDRDPQIGTRVAIEVTETAVRARTDAGIREAGHSDVRSAVAALDDEMALLPGRVVPSRALWAALFESLLTDQNAPVRLDSMQLIHPTAWSPGRRTTLSNAARMMAARLTVRSRAIALAERGVRTDLSGRSLVVVEVSPGEVAVIVVAHGSAGEPEATVRHLEERSWEAKNAADVARAVARAVEDVVRSEPTGVAAILVDSADSEMGEAIVDAVDRIGLTPGVSQVAEDSVFRDVGQAPRGPAFVDEPAEEPVVARRPEWTPASPARSAPRLPAWWPLAAIGLAAAVVVTGVVVTVASARERRASPTAPVVATSLLVEGHVQFMVPAEWAVRRIPAGGAGSARVEVISPADPETVVHVTQVRVKSTETLASTAETLRAAMTKEPPGVFTDFKADDHKADRPAVTYTEVREGHDIAWTVLLDDDLRIGVGCQSKKDSYNDVEQACDLAIRTAHAVKSGN from the coding sequence GTGATTCTGGATCGCGACCCGCAGATAGGGACGCGGGTGGCGATCGAAGTGACCGAGACCGCAGTCCGAGCGCGAACCGACGCCGGCATCCGTGAGGCCGGACATTCCGATGTTCGGTCGGCGGTCGCCGCACTCGATGACGAGATGGCCCTGTTACCGGGGCGCGTGGTTCCGTCCCGCGCGCTCTGGGCAGCCCTGTTCGAGTCGTTGCTCACTGACCAGAATGCCCCGGTCCGCCTCGATTCCATGCAGCTGATCCATCCCACGGCGTGGAGTCCTGGACGACGCACCACGCTGTCGAATGCCGCGCGGATGATGGCCGCGAGACTGACCGTGCGTTCGCGCGCCATCGCACTGGCCGAGCGCGGTGTGCGCACCGATTTGTCGGGGCGCTCCCTGGTGGTGGTCGAGGTGTCGCCTGGTGAGGTCGCCGTCATCGTTGTGGCGCACGGCTCCGCCGGTGAGCCGGAGGCGACGGTTCGTCATCTCGAAGAACGGTCCTGGGAGGCCAAGAACGCCGCAGACGTTGCGCGCGCCGTGGCACGTGCCGTCGAGGATGTGGTCCGCAGCGAGCCGACGGGAGTCGCCGCGATCCTCGTCGACTCGGCCGATAGTGAGATGGGTGAGGCGATCGTCGACGCGGTCGATCGGATCGGCTTGACTCCTGGGGTATCGCAGGTCGCCGAGGATTCGGTATTTCGCGATGTCGGTCAAGCTCCGCGGGGGCCGGCGTTCGTCGATGAGCCGGCCGAAGAGCCCGTTGTGGCCAGAAGGCCCGAATGGACACCCGCATCGCCCGCGAGATCCGCGCCGCGGCTTCCCGCGTGGTGGCCGCTTGCCGCGATTGGTCTGGCCGCCGCAGTGGTCGTCACCGGTGTTGTCGTGACCGTGGCCTCCGCGCGGGAGCGGCGAGCGTCGCCGACGGCTCCCGTGGTGGCGACATCGCTGCTGGTAGAGGGGCATGTGCAGTTCATGGTGCCCGCCGAGTGGGCGGTACGGCGTATCCCTGCGGGCGGTGCCGGCTCAGCGAGGGTCGAGGTGATCTCACCCGCGGACCCCGAGACGGTCGTGCATGTGACCCAGGTGCGGGTGAAGTCGACAGAAACCTTGGCCTCAACAGCCGAGACGCTGCGAGCTGCCATGACGAAGGAGCCGCCGGGGGTATTCACCGATTTCAAGGCCGACGACCACAAGGCGGACCGGCCAGCTGTTACCTACACCGAGGTGCGCGAGGGCCATGACATCGCATGGACGGTGCTTCTGGATGATGACCTGAGAATAGGAGTTGGCTGCCAGTCCAAGAAAGATAGCTATAATGATGTCGAACAGGCTTGTGATCTGGCAATCAGAACTGCGCATGCGGTAAAATCGGGTAACTAG